One genomic window of Microbacterium sp. BH-3-3-3 includes the following:
- a CDS encoding NUDIX domain-containing protein, translating into MTIQPPAPGEPRRPHGPRDPGDAWVVAPTGEKYWGRFGAAGLLALDPRRGVLLQHRVSWSHFGDTWALPGGARHENESALDGALRESGEEAGVPADAVRARFESVLELGIWSYSTLVADVTVPFEPVISDPESVALEWVAVDRVDSLPLHPGFASAWPALRTALSTRPAVVVDVANVVGSVPDGWWKDRAGAASRLLARVSARAVAGMDADTLGLSATRWFPPVTAVLEGQARSATVDEAGVSVRIAEGSGDDEIVAVTRELVALHSPVIVVTSDRGLAARVQELGAVVQGTRWLLEQLD; encoded by the coding sequence ATGACGATCCAGCCTCCCGCCCCGGGCGAACCGCGGCGCCCGCATGGGCCCCGCGACCCCGGCGATGCCTGGGTGGTCGCCCCGACAGGCGAGAAGTACTGGGGTCGTTTCGGTGCGGCGGGTCTGCTCGCGCTCGATCCGCGGCGGGGCGTGCTGCTGCAGCACCGCGTTTCGTGGAGTCACTTCGGCGACACCTGGGCTCTGCCCGGGGGTGCGCGCCACGAGAACGAATCGGCCCTCGACGGCGCCCTGCGCGAGTCGGGCGAAGAGGCCGGAGTGCCGGCGGATGCCGTGCGGGCACGTTTCGAGAGCGTCCTCGAACTCGGGATCTGGTCGTACTCGACCCTCGTCGCCGACGTCACGGTGCCGTTCGAGCCCGTGATCAGCGACCCTGAGAGCGTGGCCCTCGAGTGGGTCGCCGTCGACCGGGTCGACTCTCTGCCCCTGCATCCGGGCTTCGCCTCGGCGTGGCCCGCGCTGCGCACAGCGCTGTCGACGCGCCCCGCGGTGGTCGTCGACGTCGCCAACGTCGTCGGGTCGGTGCCCGACGGCTGGTGGAAGGATCGCGCGGGAGCCGCGTCGCGACTGCTCGCGCGTGTCTCGGCGAGGGCTGTGGCGGGAATGGATGCCGACACCCTGGGCCTGTCAGCGACGCGTTGGTTCCCGCCGGTCACCGCGGTGCTGGAGGGCCAGGCGCGCTCCGCCACCGTCGACGAGGCGGGGGTCTCGGTGCGCATCGCGGAGGGTTCCGGAGACGATGAGATCGTCGCCGTCACGCGCGAGCTGGTCGCGCTGCACAGCCCGGTGATCGTCGTGACGAGCGATCGGGGCCTCGC
- a CDS encoding DUF805 domain-containing protein: MSNSTIEPPLAQPYYGAPIGAAVKRFFKKYATFSGRASRSEFWWWVLVMFIVGGVLNVLAAATGGAGTVDEYGMMATPSGIGLVFYIVYIIWSLATIVPYLALVVRRLHDSDKSGFWIFIGLVPLVGGIVLFVFMLMGPKPEGARFDR; this comes from the coding sequence ATGAGCAATTCCACGATCGAGCCGCCTCTGGCTCAGCCGTACTACGGCGCGCCGATCGGCGCCGCCGTCAAGCGCTTCTTCAAGAAGTACGCCACCTTCTCGGGTCGCGCCAGCCGCAGCGAGTTCTGGTGGTGGGTGCTGGTCATGTTCATCGTCGGCGGCGTCCTGAACGTGCTCGCCGCAGCCACCGGCGGCGCCGGCACGGTCGACGAGTACGGAATGATGGCCACTCCCTCGGGCATCGGCCTCGTCTTCTACATCGTCTACATCATCTGGTCGCTCGCGACGATCGTGCCGTACCTGGCCCTGGTCGTGCGTCGCCTGCACGACTCCGACAAGAGCGGCTTCTGGATCTTCATCGGTCTGGTCCCGCTGGTTGGTGGCATCGTGCTCTTCGTGTTCATGCTCATGGGCCCGAAGCCCGAGGGTGCGCGCTTCGACCGCTGA
- the der gene encoding ribosome biogenesis GTPase Der — protein sequence MGVEDEYEGGPDQLAEKMEQLDEVLAEQRAEALRAGLEDFDLDEEDAALLAGLASGEGAIEFLPALPVVAIVGRPNVGKSALVNRILGRREAVVEDTPGVTRDRVTYKAEWLDRRFSLVDTGGWEPDARGIDRSVAAQAEVAIDLADIVLFVVDATVGATSTDEHVVKLLRKSGKPVFLIANKVDDARHEPEAAALWNLGLGEPHPVSAIHGRGVADLLDEIMKVLPEVSAVARYEIGGPRRVAILGRPNVGKSSLLNKAAGEERVVVNELAGTTRDPVDEVVELGGKLWTLVDTAGIRRRVHLQQGADFYASLRTSTALEKSEVAVVVIDVSQPISVQDLNIIDLVLESGRALVLAFNKWDRLNDDDMENQDRRRYLEREIEQDLAHVAWAPRVNISARTGRHLDKLVPALETALESWDTRIPTGKFNAFLSELVAEHPHPLRGGKQPRILFGTQAATRPPTFVLFTTGFLDPGYRRFIQRRLREIYGFDGTPIVLNMRIREKRQR from the coding sequence ATGGGCGTTGAAGACGAGTACGAAGGCGGGCCCGACCAGCTCGCCGAAAAGATGGAGCAGCTCGACGAGGTGCTCGCCGAACAGCGGGCCGAAGCGTTGCGCGCGGGACTCGAGGACTTCGACCTCGACGAAGAGGATGCCGCGCTGCTCGCGGGCCTCGCGTCGGGCGAAGGAGCCATCGAGTTCCTGCCGGCGCTGCCGGTCGTCGCGATCGTCGGCCGGCCGAACGTCGGCAAGTCGGCGTTGGTGAACCGCATCCTCGGGCGCCGTGAGGCGGTCGTCGAGGACACCCCCGGTGTCACCCGCGACCGCGTCACCTACAAGGCCGAGTGGCTCGACCGGCGGTTCTCGCTCGTCGACACCGGCGGCTGGGAGCCCGACGCGCGCGGCATCGACCGTTCGGTGGCAGCTCAAGCCGAGGTCGCGATCGACCTCGCCGACATCGTGCTGTTCGTGGTGGATGCCACGGTGGGGGCGACCTCGACCGACGAGCACGTCGTGAAGCTGCTGCGCAAGAGCGGCAAGCCGGTGTTCCTCATCGCCAACAAGGTCGACGACGCCCGCCACGAGCCCGAGGCCGCCGCCCTCTGGAACCTCGGCCTGGGCGAGCCGCACCCCGTCTCGGCCATTCACGGCCGCGGCGTGGCCGACCTGCTCGACGAGATCATGAAGGTGCTTCCCGAGGTCTCGGCCGTGGCACGGTACGAGATCGGCGGCCCGCGTCGCGTCGCGATCCTGGGACGCCCCAACGTCGGCAAGTCGTCGCTGCTCAACAAGGCGGCGGGCGAAGAGCGCGTCGTCGTCAACGAGCTCGCGGGCACCACCCGCGACCCCGTCGACGAGGTCGTCGAGCTCGGCGGCAAGCTCTGGACGCTGGTCGACACCGCCGGCATCCGTCGTCGCGTGCACCTTCAGCAGGGTGCCGACTTCTACGCGTCGCTGCGCACCTCGACGGCGCTGGAGAAGTCGGAGGTCGCGGTCGTCGTGATCGACGTCTCGCAGCCGATCAGCGTGCAGGACCTGAACATCATCGATCTGGTGCTCGAATCGGGTCGCGCGCTCGTGCTGGCGTTCAACAAGTGGGACCGCCTGAACGACGACGACATGGAGAACCAGGACCGTCGTCGGTACCTCGAGCGTGAGATCGAGCAGGACCTCGCGCACGTCGCGTGGGCCCCGCGCGTGAACATCTCGGCCCGCACCGGCCGCCACCTCGACAAGCTGGTGCCGGCGCTCGAGACGGCCCTGGAATCGTGGGACACCCGCATTCCGACCGGCAAGTTCAACGCGTTCCTGTCGGAGCTCGTGGCCGAGCACCCGCACCCGCTGCGCGGCGGCAAGCAGCCCCGCATCCTGTTCGGCACCCAGGCGGCGACGCGTCCGCCGACATTCGTGCTGTTCACGACCGGATTCCTCGACCCGGGCTACCGCCGCTTCATCCAGCGTCGCCTGCGCGAGATCTACGGCTTCGACGGCACCCCGATCGTGCTGAACATGCGCATCCGCGAGAAGCGCCAGCGCTGA
- the cmk gene encoding (d)CMP kinase — protein MTDSTPSLTTTPAGAAAPVVVAVDGPAGSGKSSVSKAAATRLGYGFLDTGAAYRALAWHALQHGIDTSDATAVVEVFGDFDYGISLDASDRWVRVGGTDVTAAIREPRVTDAVSGVARVATVRHAVNELFRRLVASAGLRGVVVEGRDITTVVFPDAPVRILLTAAPEVRAARRSAELTGHDAAKVAAALHQRDAADSTVVDFLTAAPGVQVVDSTHLDFEQTVDAVLSVVDSTMGARDGR, from the coding sequence ATGACTGACTCCACCCCCTCGCTGACCACGACGCCCGCGGGAGCAGCAGCTCCCGTCGTCGTGGCCGTCGACGGCCCGGCCGGCAGCGGGAAGTCGAGCGTGTCGAAGGCCGCCGCGACCCGCCTCGGGTACGGCTTCCTCGACACCGGCGCCGCGTACCGCGCGCTCGCCTGGCACGCGCTGCAGCACGGGATCGACACCTCCGACGCCACGGCCGTGGTCGAGGTGTTCGGCGACTTCGACTACGGGATCTCGCTCGACGCGTCCGACCGCTGGGTGCGCGTCGGTGGCACCGACGTGACCGCCGCGATCCGCGAACCCCGCGTGACCGACGCCGTCAGCGGCGTCGCGCGGGTGGCCACCGTGCGGCACGCGGTGAACGAGCTGTTCCGCCGGCTCGTGGCATCCGCGGGTCTTCGTGGTGTCGTCGTCGAGGGCCGCGACATCACCACGGTCGTCTTCCCCGACGCGCCCGTGCGCATTCTTCTGACCGCGGCGCCCGAGGTGCGCGCCGCGCGTCGCAGCGCCGAGCTGACAGGGCACGACGCCGCCAAGGTCGCCGCAGCTCTGCACCAGCGCGACGCCGCAGATTCCACGGTCGTCGACTTCCTCACCGCCGCCCCCGGCGTGCAGGTCGTCGATTCGACCCACCTCGATTTCGAACAGACCGTCGACGCCGTGCTGAGCGTCGTCGACTCCACGATGGGAGCCCGCGATGGGCGTTGA
- a CDS encoding prephenate dehydrogenase — protein sequence MTEPKETSARAAGPLATRTSGTVRIVGSGLLGASIGHALTARGVDVVLVDASPSQLRLAIDYGAGRAEHPDDAPSLIVVATPPDVVADVVQRELAAFPDAVITDVASVKLEPLRTLRERGVDLTHYIGSHPMAGRERGGAISARADIFVGRPWVVCRDGETSAHDLSLVEGLALDLGATLIEMTPEEHDESVALMSHVPQLVASLLAGRFIEAPDGSLRLAGQGVRDTTRIAASAPELWVQILGANAAPVVEVLDQLAADLGDVADALRDPDVPGARRTVADTIRRGNEGVERLPGKHGQNRRFDTFVVMVDDTSGQLGRLFGELGDLDVNVEDLRLEHSPGAPFGLAEISVVPDAVRRAVDGLQQRGWRIASTTHD from the coding sequence ATGACCGAACCGAAGGAAACGTCCGCGCGCGCGGCCGGGCCTTTGGCGACCCGCACGAGCGGCACCGTCCGCATCGTCGGCTCGGGGCTCCTCGGCGCGAGCATCGGACACGCGCTCACGGCCCGCGGCGTCGACGTCGTGCTCGTCGACGCGTCTCCGTCGCAGCTGCGTCTGGCCATCGATTACGGCGCCGGCCGCGCCGAGCACCCTGATGACGCGCCCTCGCTCATCGTCGTCGCCACGCCTCCCGACGTCGTCGCCGACGTCGTGCAGCGCGAGCTCGCGGCGTTCCCGGATGCCGTGATCACCGACGTCGCGAGCGTGAAGCTCGAGCCGCTGCGCACCCTGCGCGAGCGCGGCGTCGACCTCACGCACTACATCGGCTCGCACCCCATGGCCGGGCGCGAGCGCGGGGGAGCCATCTCGGCCCGCGCCGACATCTTCGTGGGGCGTCCGTGGGTGGTCTGCCGCGACGGCGAGACCTCGGCCCACGACCTGTCGCTCGTCGAAGGGCTCGCGCTCGACCTCGGTGCGACGCTCATCGAGATGACGCCCGAAGAGCACGACGAGTCCGTCGCGCTCATGTCGCACGTGCCGCAGCTGGTGGCGAGCCTGCTCGCCGGGCGCTTCATCGAGGCCCCCGACGGCTCGCTGCGGCTCGCGGGCCAGGGCGTGCGCGACACGACGCGCATCGCGGCGTCGGCCCCCGAGCTGTGGGTGCAGATCCTCGGCGCGAACGCGGCCCCCGTGGTCGAGGTGCTCGATCAGCTCGCCGCCGACCTCGGCGACGTCGCCGACGCCCTGCGCGACCCCGACGTGCCGGGAGCCCGCCGCACGGTCGCCGACACGATCCGCCGGGGCAACGAGGGCGTCGAACGCCTGCCCGGCAAGCACGGCCAGAACCGCCGTTTCGATACTTTCGTCGTCATGGTCGACGACACCTCCGGCCAGCTGGGTCGCCTGTTCGGCGAACTCGGTGACCTCGACGTCAACGTCGAAGACCTACGCCTCGAGCACTCGCCCGGTGCCCCCTTCGGCTTGGCCGAGATCAGCGTCGTCCCCGACGCGGTCCGCCGTGCCGTCGATGGACTCCAGCAGCGCGGATGGCGGATTGCGAGCACCACCCATGACTGA
- a CDS encoding pseudouridine synthase, producing the protein MSDASTGAATGGAGSASDEGIRLQKVLANAGVASRRVAENMIVEGRVRVNGETVTELGSRIHPETDLVDVDGVAIQLDESKRYVVLNKPTGVVSSMNDDRGRPDLREWADEWEERLYNVGRLDADTSGLLVLTNDGDLAHVLAHPSFGVTKVYIAKVEGLVTPQTIAKLTRGVDLEDGRIAADKARLLDASRGESLVELTLHSGKNRIVRRMMDEVGHPVIELVRRQFGPLHLGTLPVGKARELTTVERGALLTLSRRDGDTSADPAE; encoded by the coding sequence ATGAGCGACGCTTCGACAGGCGCAGCGACCGGGGGCGCAGGCTCCGCGAGCGACGAGGGCATCCGGCTGCAGAAGGTGCTCGCCAACGCGGGCGTGGCCTCGCGGCGCGTGGCCGAGAACATGATCGTCGAGGGACGCGTGCGCGTGAACGGCGAGACCGTCACCGAGCTGGGCTCGCGCATCCACCCCGAGACCGACCTCGTCGACGTCGACGGCGTCGCCATCCAACTCGACGAGTCCAAGCGCTACGTGGTGCTGAACAAGCCGACCGGTGTCGTCAGCTCGATGAACGACGACCGCGGTCGCCCCGACCTGCGGGAGTGGGCCGACGAGTGGGAGGAACGCCTCTACAACGTCGGACGACTGGATGCCGACACGAGCGGCCTGCTCGTGCTGACCAACGACGGCGACCTCGCCCACGTGCTCGCCCACCCCTCGTTCGGGGTGACGAAGGTGTACATCGCCAAGGTCGAGGGGCTCGTCACGCCGCAGACCATCGCGAAGCTGACCCGGGGCGTCGACCTCGAGGACGGGCGGATCGCCGCCGACAAGGCACGCCTGCTCGACGCGTCGCGGGGCGAGAGCCTGGTCGAGCTCACGCTGCACTCGGGGAAGAACCGCATCGTGCGGCGCATGATGGACGAGGTCGGACACCCGGTCATCGAACTCGTGCGGCGGCAGTTCGGTCCCCTCCACCTGGGAACTCTCCCGGTGGGCAAGGCACGCGAGTTGACTACAGTAGAACGAGGCGCCCTTCTCACGCTGTCTCGTCGAGACGGCGACACCTCGGCCGATCCGGCTGAGTGA
- the scpB gene encoding SMC-Scp complex subunit ScpB, which translates to MTVDPPAVAVDAAATPVDAAAAAEQPAPVARPTDPASVARRLEAILLVLDEPQSLVSLAAAVAAPVPAVRQAVAGLVADYDGQTGGPVRGFELREVGGGWRLYVREEYDDVVGEFVNTQAPSRLSQAALETLAVIAYKQPVTRGQVASIRAVNVDSVVRTLLSRGLIAEVFTDPDTGAIHYGTTDQLLVNLGINSLDELPHISPLLDDGADGFDGEVLT; encoded by the coding sequence ATGACCGTTGATCCCCCCGCCGTCGCCGTCGACGCCGCGGCGACCCCCGTCGACGCCGCCGCGGCCGCGGAGCAACCGGCGCCCGTCGCCCGCCCGACCGATCCGGCATCCGTCGCCCGTCGACTCGAGGCGATCCTGCTCGTGCTCGACGAGCCGCAGAGCCTCGTGAGTCTCGCCGCCGCGGTCGCCGCTCCCGTGCCCGCGGTGCGCCAGGCCGTCGCGGGCCTCGTCGCCGACTACGACGGGCAGACCGGCGGACCCGTGCGCGGCTTCGAACTGCGCGAGGTCGGCGGGGGATGGCGGTTGTACGTGCGCGAGGAGTACGACGACGTCGTCGGCGAGTTCGTCAACACCCAGGCACCCTCGCGCCTGTCGCAGGCGGCGCTCGAGACCCTGGCCGTCATCGCGTACAAGCAGCCCGTCACGCGCGGGCAGGTGGCATCCATCCGCGCGGTGAACGTCGACTCGGTCGTTCGCACCCTGCTCTCGCGGGGGCTGATCGCCGAGGTCTTCACCGACCCCGACACGGGCGCCATCCACTACGGGACCACCGACCAGCTGCTGGTCAACCTCGGCATCAACTCGCTCGACGAGCTGCCGCACATCTCGCCGTTGCTCGACGACGGCGCCGACGGATTCGACGGAGAGGTACTGACATGA
- a CDS encoding ScpA family protein, with product MPEPAPEPAPVTEPASAPEPAGFRVTLPDFDGPFDLLLTLISRAELDITEVALSRVTDEFIAYLRAMGPDGDLDEASEFLVVAATLLDMKIAGLLPQGELVDAESVALLEARDLLFARLLQYRAFKEVSAWFARCLQREDRRHTRAVRLDEKYRSAVPELKWTLNAADFAALAVVALAPKQIPTVGLDHLHAPLVSIREQAAIVVTLLRSAGTLNFRDLVAGVTETGVVVARFLSILELYRHAALSFEQLEPLGELTLRWTAERWSEENLAALGADYDR from the coding sequence GTGCCCGAGCCAGCGCCCGAGCCCGCGCCGGTGACCGAGCCCGCCTCGGCCCCCGAGCCCGCGGGCTTCCGCGTCACCCTTCCCGATTTCGACGGTCCCTTCGACCTGCTGCTCACGCTCATCTCGCGGGCCGAGCTCGACATCACCGAGGTCGCCCTCAGCCGCGTGACCGACGAGTTCATCGCCTACCTGCGCGCGATGGGGCCCGACGGCGATCTCGATGAGGCGTCGGAGTTCCTGGTGGTCGCCGCGACCCTGCTCGACATGAAGATCGCGGGTCTGCTGCCGCAGGGCGAGCTGGTGGATGCCGAGTCCGTGGCGCTGCTGGAGGCACGCGACCTGCTGTTCGCCCGCCTGCTGCAGTACCGGGCGTTCAAAGAGGTGTCGGCGTGGTTCGCCCGCTGCCTGCAGCGCGAGGACCGCCGCCATACGCGTGCCGTGCGCCTCGACGAGAAGTACCGCAGCGCCGTGCCGGAGCTGAAATGGACGCTGAACGCCGCGGACTTCGCGGCGCTGGCGGTCGTGGCGCTCGCCCCGAAGCAGATCCCCACCGTCGGCCTCGATCACCTGCACGCCCCGCTCGTGAGCATCCGCGAGCAGGCCGCCATCGTCGTGACCCTGCTGCGCTCCGCCGGTACCCTGAACTTCCGCGACCTCGTGGCCGGGGTCACCGAGACCGGGGTCGTCGTGGCACGCTTCCTGTCGATCCTCGAGCTGTACCGCCACGCCGCCCTGTCGTTCGAGCAGCTCGAACCCCTGGGAGAATTGACGCTGCGCTGGACCGCCGAACGGTGGTCGGAAGAGAACCTCGCCGCCCTCGGAGCCGACTATGACCGTTGA
- a CDS encoding ParA family protein: MTKAGDSVSASTKGKKTVADEVILGPTGRPYQGFPTPAALDSHGPARIIALCNQKGGVGKTTTTINLAAALAGYGRRVLAIDFDPQGALSAGLGIQTHDVPTIYDLLLDTKRDPREVIVATRVEGLDILPANIDLSAAEVHLVNEVARETILARVLRKVAADYDVILIDCQPSLGLLTVNALTAAHGVLIPLECEFFALRGVALLVETIDKVRDRLNPAIELDGVLATMYDPRTLHSREVLERVVEAFGNDVLETVIGRTVKFPDASVSGMPITEFAPEHAAAQAYLRLARELVARGAVA, translated from the coding sequence ATGACGAAGGCGGGAGACTCGGTGTCGGCGAGCACGAAGGGCAAGAAGACGGTCGCGGACGAGGTCATCCTCGGACCCACCGGTCGCCCCTACCAAGGGTTCCCCACCCCGGCCGCCCTCGATAGCCACGGTCCGGCGCGCATCATCGCGCTGTGCAACCAGAAGGGTGGCGTCGGTAAGACGACCACCACCATCAACCTGGCCGCCGCCCTCGCGGGGTACGGGCGCCGCGTGCTCGCCATCGACTTCGACCCCCAGGGTGCGCTGTCGGCGGGTCTCGGCATCCAGACCCACGACGTGCCGACCATCTACGACCTGCTGCTCGACACCAAGCGCGACCCGCGCGAGGTCATCGTGGCGACGCGCGTCGAGGGCCTCGACATCCTGCCGGCCAACATCGACCTGTCGGCGGCCGAGGTGCACCTCGTCAACGAGGTCGCCCGCGAGACGATCCTGGCGCGCGTGCTGCGCAAGGTCGCGGCCGACTACGACGTCATCCTCATCGACTGCCAGCCCTCGCTCGGCCTGCTCACCGTCAACGCGCTGACCGCGGCGCACGGCGTGCTGATCCCGCTCGAGTGCGAATTCTTCGCCCTGCGCGGCGTCGCACTGCTGGTCGAGACGATCGACAAGGTGCGCGACCGCCTCAACCCGGCGATCGAGCTCGACGGTGTGCTGGCGACGATGTACGACCCCCGCACGCTGCACTCGCGCGAGGTGCTCGAGCGCGTGGTCGAGGCATTCGGCAACGATGTGCTCGAGACGGTCATCGGCCGCACGGTCAAGTTCCCCGACGCCTCGGTGTCGGGCATGCCGATCACGGAGTTCGCACCCGAGCACGCCGCAGCCCAGGCCTACCTGCGGTTGGCGCGGGAACTGGTCGCCCGTGGCGCCGTCGCCTGA
- a CDS encoding DUF4184 family protein, with translation MPFTVSHAVVALPFLRTPLVPAAIAIGAMTPDLPLFLRGIVPPYSVTHDLAWLPVTVVMAFVLLLVWRCVLRPATRELTPRVVADRLPDGWDAGARAAARETLSGGVRGIVWLVLSLTIGVVTHVVWDFFTHEGRAGEALLPVLEQQWGPLLGVKWLQYGSGVFGLAGLAAFGLWWWSRRAATPVDRVLPDAVRVAWWLSLPAALVVASIVALAVAGGFDAGYTPTHLIYGVLVKVAAAWGAATLVLALAVQARSAAVRRSR, from the coding sequence ATGCCGTTCACGGTCAGTCACGCCGTCGTCGCGCTGCCGTTCCTGCGCACACCGCTCGTGCCGGCGGCCATCGCGATCGGCGCGATGACGCCCGACCTTCCGCTGTTCCTGCGCGGGATCGTGCCCCCGTACTCGGTGACGCACGATCTCGCGTGGCTGCCGGTGACGGTGGTCATGGCGTTCGTGCTGCTGCTGGTGTGGAGGTGCGTCCTGCGCCCCGCGACGCGGGAGCTGACTCCCCGCGTCGTCGCGGACCGTCTCCCCGACGGGTGGGATGCCGGGGCTCGCGCCGCCGCCCGCGAGACGCTGAGCGGGGGAGTGCGCGGCATCGTGTGGCTCGTGCTCTCGCTCACGATCGGTGTGGTCACGCACGTCGTCTGGGACTTCTTCACGCACGAGGGACGGGCGGGCGAGGCGCTGCTGCCCGTGCTGGAGCAGCAGTGGGGGCCGCTGCTCGGCGTGAAGTGGCTGCAGTACGGCTCGGGGGTGTTCGGGCTGGCGGGTCTTGCGGCGTTCGGGCTGTGGTGGTGGTCGCGGCGCGCGGCGACGCCCGTCGACCGCGTGCTTCCGGATGCCGTGCGCGTCGCGTGGTGGCTGTCGCTGCCGGCCGCGCTGGTCGTCGCGTCCATCGTTGCGCTCGCTGTCGCGGGCGGCTTCGACGCGGGCTACACCCCGACCCACCTCATCTACGGTGTGCTGGTGAAGGTCGCCGCCGCCTGGGGAGCGGCGACGCTGGTGCTCGCGCTCGCCGTGCAGGCCCGCAGCGCCGCGGTGCGTCGCAGCCGCTGA
- the tyrS gene encoding tyrosine--tRNA ligase: MSAPIDAAPVSALTPANDPTFDNVWDELVYRGLIHVSTDEGELRELLGGDPIVFYCGFDPTAPSLHLGNLVQLLTMRRLQLAGHRPLGLVGGSTGLVGDPRPTAERTLNTRETVAEWVASLRAQVERFLSFEGDSAARIVNNLDWTAPLSAIDFLREIGKYFRVGTMLKKDAVSARLNSEAGISYTEFSYQILQGLDYLELYRAYGCVLQTGGSDQWGNLTSGTDLVRRAEGASVHAIGTPLITNSDGTKFGKSEGNAIWLDAEMCSPWAMYQFWLNTDDRDVLERLKVFTFLTRAEIEEYAAQVEAEPFRRAAQKRLAREVVTTVHGAEATEAVIAATEALFGQGDVTALDAAVLRTALEELPHATVARGTTVVEALTATELSGSLSEARRAIAQGGVSLDGQKVTSDDAVVEGTLPGGVSVLRRGKKTLAGLFLD, translated from the coding sequence GTGTCTGCACCGATCGACGCGGCGCCCGTGAGCGCCCTCACCCCCGCCAACGACCCGACCTTCGACAACGTCTGGGACGAGCTGGTCTATCGGGGGCTGATCCACGTGTCGACCGACGAGGGCGAGCTGCGCGAACTGCTCGGCGGAGACCCGATCGTGTTCTACTGCGGCTTCGACCCGACCGCGCCGAGCCTGCACCTGGGCAACCTCGTGCAGCTGCTCACGATGCGTCGCCTGCAGCTCGCCGGCCACCGCCCGCTGGGCCTCGTCGGCGGCTCCACCGGTCTGGTGGGCGACCCGCGCCCCACGGCCGAGCGCACGCTCAACACGCGCGAGACCGTCGCCGAGTGGGTCGCCAGCCTGCGGGCGCAGGTCGAGCGCTTCCTGAGCTTCGAGGGCGACAGCGCCGCCCGCATCGTCAACAACCTCGACTGGACGGCGCCGCTGAGCGCCATCGACTTCCTGCGTGAGATCGGCAAGTACTTCCGCGTCGGCACGATGCTCAAGAAAGACGCGGTGAGCGCGCGCCTGAACTCCGAGGCGGGCATCAGCTACACCGAGTTCAGCTACCAGATCCTGCAGGGGCTCGACTACCTCGAGCTGTACCGCGCCTACGGCTGCGTGCTGCAGACCGGCGGCAGCGACCAGTGGGGAAACCTCACCAGCGGCACCGACCTGGTGCGGCGCGCCGAGGGCGCCTCGGTGCACGCGATCGGCACGCCGCTGATCACCAACAGCGACGGCACGAAGTTCGGCAAGAGCGAGGGCAACGCCATCTGGCTGGATGCCGAGATGTGCAGCCCGTGGGCGATGTACCAGTTCTGGCTCAACACCGACGACCGCGACGTGCTCGAGCGCCTCAAGGTGTTCACGTTCCTCACGCGCGCCGAGATCGAGGAGTACGCCGCCCAGGTGGAGGCCGAGCCCTTCCGGCGCGCGGCGCAGAAGCGTCTCGCCCGCGAGGTCGTCACGACCGTGCACGGCGCCGAGGCGACCGAGGCCGTCATCGCCGCCACCGAGGCCCTGTTCGGTCAGGGCGATGTGACGGCCCTCGACGCCGCCGTGCTGCGCACCGCGCTCGAGGAGCTGCCGCACGCGACCGTCGCCCGGGGCACGACCGTGGTCGAGGCGCTCACCGCCACCGAGCTGTCGGGCAGCCTCAGCGAGGCCCGCCGCGCGATCGCGCAGGGCGGGGTGTCGCTCGACGGCCAGAAGGTGACCTCCGACGACGCCGTCGTCGAGGGGACGCTCCCGGGCGGTGTGTCGGTGCTGCGCCGCGGCAAGAAGACGCTCGCCGGCCTGTTCCTCGACTGA
- a CDS encoding SatD family protein: MSIAVIADIVASRQLVDRAAAQRRIARVVGDADRDLPVARQPLEAVVGDELQGEYDRLGDALGSLLLVRLALPDGIDCRFGVGVGAVRPIELDGRTVPEGPAWWAARAAIERTARLQQRAAPFARTWIEAAEGEDAAMVDTISLANAYALSRDQLVSTMSERTRRLTYGRCLGRSQRELAETEGVSQSAVSQALASAGSAAIVEGFAALTRGARS; this comes from the coding sequence ATGAGTATCGCCGTGATCGCTGACATCGTCGCCTCGAGGCAGCTCGTCGACCGCGCCGCCGCACAGCGACGCATCGCGCGGGTCGTCGGCGACGCCGACCGCGATCTGCCGGTCGCGAGGCAGCCCCTCGAGGCCGTCGTGGGCGATGAACTGCAGGGGGAGTACGACCGACTCGGCGACGCGCTGGGGTCGCTGCTGCTCGTGCGTCTGGCACTCCCCGACGGGATCGACTGCCGCTTCGGTGTCGGTGTCGGCGCGGTACGACCCATCGAGCTCGACGGACGCACCGTGCCCGAAGGGCCGGCCTGGTGGGCAGCCCGCGCCGCGATCGAGAGAACCGCACGACTGCAGCAGCGCGCCGCGCCGTTCGCGCGCACGTGGATCGAGGCCGCCGAGGGAGAGGATGCCGCCATGGTCGACACCATCTCGCTCGCCAACGCCTACGCGCTCAGCCGCGACCAACTGGTCTCGACGATGAGCGAACGCACGCGCCGCCTCACCTACGGCCGGTGCCTGGGTCGCTCGCAGCGCGAACTGGCCGAGACCGAGGGCGTCAGCCAGTCGGCCGTCTCGCAGGCCCTGGCCTCCGCCGGCTCCGCCGCGATCGTCGAGGGCTTCGCCGCCCTCACCCGCGGAGCGCGCTCGTGA